A region of Staphylococcus sp. IVB6181 DNA encodes the following proteins:
- the srtA gene encoding class A sortase SrtA, with the protein MGKWKSRLFTIIGVVLILVGIFIVFKPQIDHYIAGKQNDAKIEHYDKKQAEQKKDKKEVPKVPKDKSQLVGYIDIPSVKIKEAVYPGPATPEQLNRGVSLAEEDESLDQQNIAIAGHTNTSGNYQFTNLHKAKKGAKVTFKVGNETRKYKITSIRDVKPDEVSVLDEHKNSKEQLTLITCDDYNAQTGEWETRSIYKAERVD; encoded by the coding sequence ATGGGCAAGTGGAAATCACGGTTATTTACGATTATTGGAGTCGTACTGATTTTAGTCGGTATCTTCATAGTGTTTAAACCGCAAATCGATCATTATATCGCTGGAAAACAAAATGATGCAAAAATTGAACATTATGATAAAAAACAAGCGGAACAGAAAAAAGATAAAAAAGAAGTACCGAAAGTTCCTAAAGATAAATCACAATTAGTAGGTTATATCGATATTCCGAGCGTTAAAATCAAGGAAGCGGTGTATCCTGGTCCTGCTACACCAGAGCAGTTGAACAGAGGTGTCAGCTTGGCAGAAGAAGATGAATCGTTAGATCAGCAGAACATTGCGATTGCCGGACATACGAACACCAGCGGCAATTATCAGTTTACTAATCTGCACAAAGCTAAAAAGGGTGCAAAGGTAACATTTAAAGTAGGGAATGAAACAAGAAAATATAAAATCACTTCTATTAGAGATGTTAAACCTGACGAAGTCAGTGTATTAGATGAACATAAAAATAGTAAAGAGCAGCTTACATTAATCACTTGTGATGATTATAATGCGCAAACAGGCGAGTGGGAGACGCGCAGTATCTATAAAGCAGAACGTGTAGATTAA
- the bioB gene encoding biotin synthase BioB translates to MELAHKILNGTALTKEEAYDLYTDESIDTMTLLDEAYAIRKHYYGKKVKLNMILNAKSGICPEDCGYCGQSRDMKRKDRYALIPENDIIAGADAAAEHQIGTYCIVMSGRGPSDKEVNHITESVKQIKHNHPQLKICACLGIANDEQAQRLKDAGVDRYNHNLNTSENYHDTVVTTHSYEDRVHTVEIMKAHNISPCSGVICGMGETAQDRIDMAFELKELDADSIPINFLHPIQGTKFGGMDELTPMKCLRIIALFRLVNPTKEIRIAGGREVNLQSLQPLALLAANSIFVGDYLITGGQPNDMDFRMIQDLGFEIDNSNLPEDTAEQITKELEVQ, encoded by the coding sequence ATGGAATTAGCACATAAGATTTTAAATGGCACCGCGTTAACAAAAGAAGAAGCCTATGATTTATATACAGATGAATCTATCGATACGATGACACTATTAGATGAGGCTTATGCCATCAGAAAGCATTACTATGGGAAAAAAGTGAAGTTGAATATGATTTTGAATGCAAAAAGCGGTATTTGTCCTGAAGATTGCGGGTATTGCGGTCAATCAAGAGATATGAAAAGAAAAGATCGTTATGCTTTAATTCCAGAAAATGACATTATTGCAGGTGCAGATGCGGCAGCTGAACATCAAATCGGTACATATTGTATTGTTATGAGCGGACGAGGTCCAAGTGATAAAGAAGTCAACCATATTACTGAATCCGTAAAACAAATCAAACACAATCATCCGCAATTAAAAATCTGTGCTTGTTTAGGTATTGCGAATGATGAACAAGCACAACGCTTAAAAGATGCGGGTGTCGATCGTTATAACCATAACCTGAATACCAGTGAAAACTATCACGACACAGTAGTTACAACACATTCATATGAAGACCGTGTGCATACGGTTGAAATTATGAAAGCACATAACATCTCACCTTGTTCAGGTGTTATTTGCGGAATGGGTGAAACAGCACAAGACAGAATTGATATGGCCTTTGAGTTGAAAGAACTTGATGCGGACAGTATTCCAATCAACTTCCTTCACCCTATTCAAGGTACTAAGTTTGGCGGCATGGATGAATTAACACCTATGAAATGTTTACGTATCATCGCATTATTCAGACTAGTGAATCCAACGAAAGAAATCCGTATCGCTGGCGGCAGAGAAGTCAATTTACAATCATTACAGCCGCTTGCATTGCTTGCTGCGAACTCAATCTTTGTCGGCGATTATCTTATCACTGGCGGCCAACCTAATGATATGGACTTTAGAATGATTCAAGATTTAGGTTTCGAAATCGACAACAGCAACTTGCCAGAAGATACTGCTGAACAAATTACAAAAGAATTAGAAGTTCAATAA
- a CDS encoding FMN-dependent NADH-azoreductase, whose protein sequence is MSQVLYITAHPLDEMVSNSMAVGKAFIESYQSEHPEDEVVHIDLFKDDVPEIDAEVFSGWGKLQSGETLTDSEQQKVNRLTELVDQFVAADKYVFVTPMWNLSFPPAVKRYFDAVTVAGKTFKYSSEGPQGLLTDKTALHIQSRGGYYSEGPAADFELGDRYVRTILAFMGVPNINLIAIEGHNAEPENAEEIKLNAIQNAQSFAKEF, encoded by the coding sequence ATGTCACAAGTATTATATATTACTGCACACCCATTAGATGAAATGGTTTCAAACTCAATGGCAGTTGGTAAAGCCTTTATCGAAAGCTATCAATCAGAACACCCTGAAGACGAAGTGGTTCATATTGATTTATTCAAAGACGATGTACCAGAAATCGATGCTGAAGTTTTCTCAGGCTGGGGTAAATTACAATCTGGCGAAACACTTACTGATTCAGAACAACAAAAAGTAAATCGCTTAACTGAACTTGTTGATCAATTCGTAGCAGCTGACAAATATGTCTTTGTTACTCCAATGTGGAACTTATCATTCCCTCCTGCTGTTAAACGTTACTTCGATGCTGTAACAGTTGCAGGCAAAACTTTCAAATACTCTTCTGAAGGACCACAAGGGCTGCTTACAGATAAAACAGCATTACACATTCAATCACGCGGCGGCTACTACAGCGAAGGCCCAGCTGCAGACTTCGAATTAGGCGACCGTTATGTACGTACTATCCTAGCATTCATGGGTGTACCAAACATTAACTTAATCGCAATCGAAGGTCATAATGCAGAACCTGAAAATGCTGAAGAAATTAAATTGAATGCGATTCAAAACGCACAATCATTCGCAAAAGAATTTTAA